One window of Quercus robur chromosome 5, dhQueRobu3.1, whole genome shotgun sequence genomic DNA carries:
- the LOC126727764 gene encoding uncharacterized protein LOC126727764, with amino-acid sequence MTKMFEPQLGRSIEVYIDDMVVKSKVVSKHVEDLTSIFGILRTHKLRLNASKCSFGVGSGKFLGYMVTHRGIEVNSDQIKAINDLEAPRNPKEVQKLTGMITALNRFISRSAERCRPFFCLLHKWRGFEWTEECAVAFQQLKKYLSRPSIMSSPEVDEVLFAYLAVAPHAVSFVLIREDNGVQRPVYYAYTVVILTQLPLKSILRSADYTGRIAKWGTILGAFDIKYMPRTSVKGQVLTDLVVEFAECPEEVNVNQGHTDEKSVGLISTQGGSFWRVYVDGAANQRGAGLGLVLISLEEVIIEKSLRLGFSATNNESEYEALIMGMSMVRKMGGKVVKLFLDSRLVVGQVRGELEARDPRMQGYLDRVRRMQTKFDSFDLLHIPRGENAHADSLATLATSSV; translated from the exons ATGACGAAAATGTTTGAACCGCAACTGGGTAGAagtattgaagtttatatcgatgatatggttgtgaaaAGTAAAGTGGTGTCCAAACATGTGGAAGATCTCACGAGTATCTTTGGGATACTGAGAACACATAAGTTACGCTTGAATGCTTCAAAGTGCTCCTTTGGTGTAGGTTCCgggaagttcttggggtacatggtgaCCCATAGAGGAATTGAGGTGAACTCAGACcagattaaggccattaacGATTTGGAAGCACCTCGAAATCCAAAAGAGGTGCAGAAACTGACTGGGATGATTACTGCGTTGAACCGGTTCATCTCCAGGTCGGCTGAGAGGTGTCGTCCTTTTTTCTGTCTATTGCATAAATGGcgaggatttgaatggaccgaggagtgtgctgTAGCGTTCCAGCAATTGAAAAAATACCTGTCCAGGCCATCtatcatgtctagccctgaggtggatgaggtgttGTTTGCTTATCTAGCGGTTGCCCCTCATGCAGTTAGTTTCGTCTTGATACGAGAAGACAATGGCGTCCAAAGGCCAGTTTATTAT GCATATACCGTGGTTATCTTGACCCAACTGCCTCTTAAGTCCATACTCAGAAGTGCTGACTACACCGGAagaattgctaagtggggcacGATTCTGGGTGCCTTcgatatcaagtacatgcctcgcacctctgtgAAAGGTCAAGTCCTTACCGATCTGGTGGTTGAGTTCGCCGAATGCCCAGAAGAAGTCAATGTGAATCAAGGTCACacggatgaaaaatcggttggcctAATATCCACACAAGGTGGGTCCTTTTGGAGGGTGTACGTGGATGGGGCCGCAAACCAACGGGGAGCAGGATTGGGATTGGTGTTGATATCCCTCGAGGAGGTCATCATCGAGAAGTCGTTAAGATTAGGGTTCTCGGCTACTAATAACGAATCAGAATACGAAGCTTTGATAATGGGAATGAGTATGGTCCgaaaaatgggtggaaaggtaGTGAAATTATTCTTAGACTCGAGATTGGTAGTCGGCCAGGTGAGAGGAGAGCTGGAGGCCCGGGACCCAAGGATGCAAGGGTATCTAGACCGGGTTAGGCGTATGCAAACGAAGTTTGATTCCTTCGACTTATTGCATATTCCTCGAGGTGAAAATGCACACGCTGATTCCTTAgcaacccttgccacctcctcAGTATGA
- the LOC126727765 gene encoding uncharacterized protein LOC126727765: MFNEIEGKNDGVAITTFKVGLPTDHDLRKSLMGKPVTSVHQLMDRIDKYRRVEEDQLQGKGKAKVIPQERRDFRSDRYNSSRPRRDFIGQSGSADAQVVNAIFREPVQQDHGHTTDNCRNLWDHLEQLVREGKLKKLLHHSSGRASQTGSEVRGDASSRLPLGTINVIFAALGRTGSCPSRVLSVFQSPAADHSQASKRARVHVPLILGFSDEDMVGTIQPHEDALVVTLRIGGYDVRRVMVDQGSVVDIMYPDLYKGLGLKPEDLTTYNSPLVSFEGRMVAPKGLIRLPVQAGTDVVEVDFIVVDVFSPYTAIMGRPWLHTLKVVSSTLHQKVKYPSGGQVLEIVGSQAAARQCLVAAIQHRAKAETSATADNEL, encoded by the exons atgtttaatgaaatagaagGAAAGAACGATGGTGTGGCCATAACCACTTTCAAAGTTGGCCTCCCAACCGATCACgatttaaggaaatccctgATGGGTAAACCTGTTACCAGTGTGCACCAATTGATGGACAGGATAGATAAGTACAGAAGGGTAGAGGAGGATCAACTTCAGGGAAAAGGGAAGGCCAAGGTGatccctcaagagaggagggattttAGGTCGGACCGTTATAATAGCAGCCGACCCCGGAGGGATTTTATTGGGCAGTCGGGTTCGGCGGACGCCCAGGTGGTTAATGCAATATTTCGAGAGCCAGTGCAacag GATCATGGGCACACGACGGATAattgcaggaatttatgggaccacTTGGAACAGTTGGTCCGtgaagggaaattaaaaaaactcttGCATCACTCCAGTGGAAGGGCGAGCCAAACAGGTTCAGAGGTGCGTGGGGACGCTTCATCAAGACTCCCTCTGGGTACGATTAACGTTATCTTTGCGGCCCTGGGAAGGACTGGATCTTGCCCTTCTAGGGTATTGTCGGTGTTCCAATCCCCGGCCGCAGATCATTCCCAAGCATCGAAGAGAGCCAGGGTGCATGTCCCCCTGATTCTGGGCTTTTCGGATGAGGACATGGTTGGGACCATACAGCCCCATGAGGATGCTTTGGTGGTAACGCTGAGAATTGGCGGGTACGATGTCAGAAGGGTGATGGTCGATCAGGGTAGCGTTGTGGATATAATGTATCCAGACTTGTACAAAGGGCTAGGTTTGAAGCCAGAGGACTTAACAACCTACAACTCTCCTCTAGTAAGTTTTGAGGGAAGGATGGTCGCTCCCAAAGGATTGATCAGGCTGCCTGTGCAAGCAGGTacggatgtggtggaggtggactttatTGTCGTAGATGTTTTTTCTCCGTACACAGCTATTAtgggcagaccttggcttcacaCCCTTAAAGTGGTATCGTCTACTTTGCATCAGAAGGTGAAGTACCCATCCGGAGGCCAAGTGTTGGAAATAGTAGGGAGTCAGGCTGCTGCTCGGCAATGCCTAGTAGCGGCTATACAACATCGGGCAAAAGCTGAAACTTCGGCTACGGCCGACAATGAATTATAG